A part of Streptomyces sp. NBC_01235 genomic DNA contains:
- a CDS encoding acetoin utilization protein AcuC codes for MSGRAQLMWDEAVTGYDFGPEHPMDPVRLDLTRRLVGALGLDREVDVVTAKPAGESTLRLVHREDYVGAVKAASADPEAADQSYGLGTMDDPAFAGMHEVSALIAGLSVGAAEAVWRGEALHAVNFAGGLHHAMPGGASGFCIYNDASLAIARLLELGAERVAYVDVDVHHGDGVQAAFWEDPRVLTISLHEHPRTLFPQTGWPEETGGEGAEGSAVNIALPAGTGDAGWLRAFHSVVPEVIADFRPDVLVTQHGADTHFEDPLAHLAVSLDAQRAVQVACHELAHEYAGGKWVALGGGGYAVVEVVPRSWAHLVGVAAGAPVAPETVIPEGWRQEVFARTRQLGPARMTDGRWPVEWAEWEAGYDPADRLDQAVLATRRAVFPLRGLLA; via the coding sequence ATGAGCGGCCGCGCACAGCTGATGTGGGACGAGGCAGTAACGGGCTATGACTTCGGGCCCGAGCATCCGATGGATCCGGTCCGGCTGGATCTGACCCGGAGGCTGGTCGGTGCCCTGGGGCTCGACCGGGAGGTGGACGTCGTCACGGCGAAGCCCGCCGGGGAGTCGACGTTGCGGCTGGTGCACCGGGAGGACTATGTCGGGGCCGTGAAGGCGGCCTCGGCGGATCCGGAGGCGGCGGACCAGTCGTACGGGCTGGGGACGATGGACGATCCGGCCTTCGCGGGGATGCACGAGGTGTCCGCTCTCATCGCCGGGCTGTCCGTGGGGGCCGCGGAGGCCGTGTGGCGGGGGGAGGCGTTGCACGCGGTGAACTTCGCGGGTGGGCTGCACCATGCGATGCCGGGGGGTGCGTCGGGGTTCTGCATCTACAACGACGCGTCGTTGGCGATCGCCCGTTTGCTGGAGCTGGGGGCCGAGCGGGTCGCGTACGTGGACGTGGACGTGCATCACGGGGACGGGGTGCAGGCCGCGTTCTGGGAGGACCCGCGGGTGCTGACGATCTCCTTGCACGAGCATCCTCGTACGTTGTTCCCGCAGACCGGGTGGCCGGAGGAGACCGGCGGTGAGGGCGCGGAGGGGTCGGCGGTGAACATCGCTCTGCCGGCGGGGACCGGGGACGCGGGGTGGCTGCGGGCGTTTCACTCCGTGGTGCCGGAGGTGATCGCCGATTTTCGGCCGGATGTGCTGGTGACCCAGCACGGGGCCGACACGCACTTCGAGGATCCGCTGGCTCATCTCGCGGTGTCTCTTGACGCGCAGCGGGCTGTGCAGGTGGCCTGTCATGAGCTGGCGCACGAGTACGCCGGGGGGAAGTGGGTCGCGTTGGGTGGGGGCGGGTACGCGGTGGTGGAGGTGGTGCCGCGGTCGTGGGCGCATCTGGTGGGGGTGGCGGCGGGGGCGCCGGTGGCTCCGGAGACGGTGATTCCGGAGGGGTGGAGGCAGGAGGTCTTCGCCCGTACGCGGCAGTTGGGGCCGGCGCGGATGACTGATGGGCGGTGGCCGGTGGAGTGGGCCGAGTGGGAGGCGGGGTACGACCCCGCTGATCGGCTGGATCAGGCTGTGCTGGCTACTCGGCGGGCTGTGTTTCCGTTGCGGGGGCTGTTGGCGTAG
- a CDS encoding HAD family hydrolase: MRYDLVIFDNDGVLVDSEPISNRLLATYLTELGHPTSYEDSVRDYMGSAMHRIHDLVQERTGERLPAEFDDTFHRRVFAAFEGELEPVAGAVDVLAKLAADGVPYCVASSGSHERIRVGHRTTGLDRWFEDARIFSSQDVGKGKPAPDLFLYAAERMGVAPERCVVVEDSPLGVQAAVAAEMDVYGFTAMTPAAKLVGATQLFSDMGELADLLI; encoded by the coding sequence ATGCGCTACGACCTGGTGATCTTCGACAACGACGGTGTCCTCGTGGACAGTGAGCCGATCTCCAACCGGCTGCTGGCCACCTATCTGACCGAACTCGGGCATCCCACCTCTTACGAGGACTCCGTCCGGGACTACATGGGGTCCGCGATGCACCGGATCCACGACCTGGTCCAGGAGCGCACGGGAGAGCGGCTGCCGGCGGAGTTCGACGATACGTTTCACCGGCGGGTGTTCGCGGCCTTCGAGGGGGAGCTGGAGCCCGTGGCGGGTGCCGTGGACGTCCTCGCGAAGCTGGCCGCGGACGGGGTGCCGTACTGCGTGGCCTCCTCGGGGAGCCATGAGCGGATCCGGGTGGGGCATCGGACGACGGGGCTGGACCGGTGGTTCGAGGACGCCCGCATCTTCAGTTCGCAGGACGTGGGCAAGGGCAAGCCGGCGCCGGATCTGTTCCTGTACGCGGCTGAGCGGATGGGGGTGGCGCCGGAGCGGTGTGTGGTCGTCGAGGACAGTCCGCTGGGGGTGCAGGCGGCTGTCGCGGCCGAGATGGACGTGTACGGGTTCACCGCGATGACGCCGGCCGCGAAGCTCGTGGGGGCCACTCAACTCTTCTCTGACATGGGAGAGTTGGCCGACCTGCTGATCTGA
- the trpS gene encoding tryptophan--tRNA ligase, whose product MKRVFSGVKPTGHLTLGNYLGALRQWAEVDQHQADSLFCVVDLHALTVEHDPARVRRLSRQAATLLLAAGLDPQLCTVFVQSHVDEHARLSYLLECVATDGEMRRMIQYKEKAARERERGGSVRLSLLTYPVLMAADILAYGTDEVPVGDDQTQHVELARDLAVRFNQRYGHTFVVPKATHPAVAARVMNLQEPASKMGKSEDFGPGIVYLLDEPDVVRKKVMRAVTDSGRDVVYDREGRPGVANLLEILAACTGGNPEILGGVYESYGALKKDTAEAVVEVLKPVQARHKELCADPVYVEGVLRGGAEKAREMARPVVDTAYRAIGLLAPVTEPAAEAVPVADGVLNAAR is encoded by the coding sequence ATGAAGCGGGTCTTCAGCGGGGTCAAGCCGACCGGGCACCTGACGTTGGGGAACTACCTGGGGGCGCTTCGGCAGTGGGCCGAGGTCGACCAGCACCAGGCGGACTCGTTGTTCTGCGTCGTGGATCTGCACGCGCTGACCGTGGAGCACGATCCGGCACGGGTGCGCCGGCTGAGTCGCCAGGCGGCGACGCTGCTGCTGGCGGCGGGACTGGATCCACAGCTGTGCACCGTGTTCGTACAGAGTCATGTGGACGAACACGCGCGGTTGTCGTATCTGCTGGAGTGCGTGGCGACGGACGGCGAGATGCGGCGGATGATCCAGTACAAGGAGAAGGCCGCGCGGGAGCGGGAGCGCGGTGGGAGTGTGCGGCTGTCGTTGCTGACGTACCCCGTGCTGATGGCGGCGGACATCCTGGCCTACGGGACCGACGAGGTGCCGGTGGGGGACGACCAGACGCAGCATGTGGAGTTGGCGCGGGATCTGGCGGTGCGGTTCAACCAGCGGTACGGGCACACGTTCGTCGTGCCGAAGGCCACGCATCCGGCGGTGGCGGCGAGGGTGATGAACCTGCAGGAGCCGGCGTCGAAGATGGGCAAGAGCGAGGACTTCGGGCCGGGGATCGTCTATCTGCTGGACGAACCCGACGTCGTGCGCAAGAAGGTCATGCGGGCCGTCACCGACAGTGGGCGGGACGTCGTGTACGACCGGGAGGGGCGGCCCGGGGTCGCGAATCTGCTGGAGATCCTCGCCGCGTGCACGGGTGGGAACCCGGAGATCTTGGGAGGCGTTTACGAGTCGTACGGCGCTTTGAAGAAGGACACCGCGGAGGCGGTGGTCGAGGTCCTCAAGCCCGTGCAGGCCAGGCACAAGGAGTTGTGCGCTGATCCCGTGTATGTGGAGGGGGTGCTGCGGGGTGGAGCGGAGAAGGCGCGGGAGATGGCTCGGCCGGTCGTGGATACCGCTTATCGCGCGATCGGGTTGCTCGCGCCCGTGACGGAGCCCGCGGCAGAGGCGGTGCCGGTGGCGGACGGGGTGCTGAACGCGGCCCGGTAG
- a CDS encoding helix-turn-helix domain-containing protein, with protein sequence MAAAGERPLNEVQFLTVAEVASVMRVSKMTVYRLVHSGHLPAIRVGRSFRVPEQAVHEYLRESYVGVETA encoded by the coding sequence ATGGCTGCAGCTGGCGAGAGGCCTCTGAACGAGGTTCAGTTCCTTACCGTGGCGGAAGTCGCCTCGGTGATGCGAGTGTCGAAGATGACCGTGTACCGGTTGGTGCACAGCGGTCATCTGCCCGCGATCCGGGTGGGGCGGTCCTTCCGCGTCCCCGAGCAAGCGGTTCACGAGTACCTCCGCGAGAGCTATGTGGGGGTGGAAACCGCCTGA
- a CDS encoding NAD-dependent epimerase/dehydratase family protein has translation MGKVVLVTGVARQLGGRFVRRIQRDPQVDRVVAVDAVRPEHHLGGADFIQADIRQGTIARVLAETGADTVVHLDVTATALGSGSRTTVKETNVIGTMQLLGACQKSPNVKRLVVKSSTNVYGSAPRDPAVFTETTPPKSLPSGGFAKDAVEVEGYVRGFARRRPDVAVCVLRFANILGPTAETPLASYFSLPVLPTVFGYDPRLQFAHEDDVIEVLRIASHEPQRGTLNSGTFNIAGDGVLLLSQCSRRLGRPTVPLLLPAVTWAGSLVRTLGMTDFSPEQIRLLTHGRVVSTDQMRETLGFTPRYTTAETFADFARSHGPGLLPPEAVAGAVDRIAALPLPVPGGGHAPAHPPTPSAN, from the coding sequence TTGGGTAAGGTCGTGCTCGTTACCGGAGTGGCCCGTCAGCTGGGGGGCCGGTTCGTACGACGGATCCAGCGTGACCCACAGGTCGACCGGGTGGTCGCCGTGGACGCCGTACGGCCCGAGCACCATCTCGGGGGCGCCGACTTCATCCAGGCCGACATCCGGCAGGGCACCATCGCGCGGGTGCTCGCCGAGACCGGTGCCGACACGGTCGTCCACCTGGACGTGACGGCGACCGCGCTGGGCAGTGGCAGCCGGACCACGGTCAAGGAGACCAACGTCATCGGCACCATGCAGCTGCTCGGCGCCTGTCAGAAGTCGCCGAACGTGAAGCGGCTGGTCGTCAAGTCCTCCACCAACGTGTACGGGTCCGCGCCGCGTGATCCCGCCGTGTTCACCGAGACGACCCCGCCCAAGTCGCTGCCCAGCGGCGGCTTCGCCAAGGACGCCGTCGAGGTCGAGGGGTATGTGCGCGGGTTCGCCCGGCGGCGGCCCGATGTCGCCGTGTGCGTGCTGCGGTTCGCCAACATCCTGGGGCCGACCGCCGAGACCCCGCTCGCCTCGTACTTCTCGCTGCCCGTGCTGCCCACCGTGTTCGGCTACGACCCCCGGCTGCAGTTCGCGCACGAGGACGACGTGATCGAGGTGCTGCGGATCGCCTCGCACGAACCCCAGCGGGGCACGCTCAACAGCGGCACCTTCAACATCGCCGGGGACGGGGTGCTGCTGCTGTCGCAGTGCTCGCGGCGGCTCGGGCGGCCCACCGTGCCGCTGCTGCTGCCTGCCGTCACCTGGGCGGGGTCCCTGGTGCGTACGCTGGGTATGACGGACTTCTCGCCCGAGCAGATCCGGCTGCTCACCCACGGCCGGGTCGTGTCGACGGACCAGATGCGCGAGACACTGGGGTTCACGCCGCGGTACACGACGGCCGAGACCTTCGCGGACTTCGCGCGCAGCCACGGACCCGGGCTCCTGCCGCCCGAGGCCGTTGCCGGGGCCGTGGACCGGATCGCGGCCCTGCCGCTGCCCGTGCCGGGCGGCGGGCACGCCCCGGCTCACCCCCCGACGCCGAGCGCCAACTGA
- a CDS encoding VC0807 family protein yields MTTNQHKKQNAFAPLLLDVAVPLGSYYLFKGAFGMSVFAALAWSSVVPAGRTVWSAVRERTVNGLAGLILVVNVVGLVLSFVSGDPRLMLAKDSGVSSTVGIGILVSVALGRPMMTAGLKPFLVKGDTVKEAAWKRLESGTAAASADFRKRERAFSLVWGVVLLAECVLRVVGAYTVPVDTMVWLGSVVMVVAIGMGIVVGGALGAGPMEAMLASEVRAGEAEVAAEVAAEVDVPEVVLAR; encoded by the coding sequence ATGACGACGAACCAGCACAAGAAGCAGAACGCCTTCGCCCCGCTCCTCCTGGACGTGGCGGTGCCGCTCGGGTCGTACTACCTGTTCAAGGGTGCGTTCGGGATGAGCGTCTTCGCCGCTCTCGCCTGGAGCAGCGTCGTGCCGGCCGGGCGGACCGTGTGGAGCGCGGTCAGGGAGCGGACGGTCAACGGGCTCGCCGGGCTCATCCTCGTCGTCAACGTCGTCGGGCTGGTGCTCAGCTTCGTCTCGGGGGATCCGCGGCTGATGCTGGCCAAGGACAGCGGGGTCAGCAGCACGGTCGGGATCGGGATCCTGGTCTCCGTGGCGCTGGGGCGGCCGATGATGACCGCCGGTCTCAAGCCGTTCCTGGTGAAGGGCGACACGGTCAAGGAGGCCGCCTGGAAGCGGCTGGAGAGCGGGACGGCGGCAGCGTCGGCGGACTTCCGGAAGCGGGAGCGGGCCTTCTCGCTCGTGTGGGGTGTGGTGCTGCTTGCCGAGTGCGTGCTGCGGGTCGTGGGGGCGTACACCGTGCCGGTGGACACCATGGTGTGGCTCGGGTCCGTGGTGATGGTCGTGGCGATCGGGATGGGGATCGTGGTCGGTGGGGCGCTCGGCGCCGGGCCGATGGAGGCCATGCTCGCTTCCGAGGTGAGGGCCGGGGAGGCCGAGGTCGCAGCCGAGGTCGCAGCCGAGGTCGACGTGCCCGAGGTCGTCCTCGCCCGGTAA
- a CDS encoding 30S ribosomal protein bS22, producing MGSVIKKRRKRMAKKKHRKLLKRTRVQRRNKK from the coding sequence GTGGGCTCTGTTATCAAGAAGCGGCGCAAGCGGATGGCCAAGAAGAAGCACCGCAAGCTGCTCAAGCGCACGCGCGTTCAGCGTCGCAACAAGAAGTAA
- a CDS encoding phosphatase: MLSSGGLRAHLVAARLAGVVATSREESLRSYRLFAARDPRVLIGLDPEWSWGQRDLIALMAAKCGVSADPRCVSGHDVIDPERTVSALDAFADRLASVAQRGAAVLFGTGHPHRLLGFYAGLADALSSAGCDVLTPAQGHCVDITTRFGLRTHNLDYVRGVAVVREAGVERAGCATGAHSHSPLPVRVALDAAAEGGGPLPELVIGDHGWVCGAGQLGVEAIGLADTDDPALFVGEAEGVVSVAVPLDDGVRSDYYRPLTRYVLNRACLSQ, translated from the coding sequence GTGTTGAGTTCCGGGGGTCTTCGGGCGCATCTGGTTGCTGCGCGGTTGGCCGGTGTGGTGGCCACCTCCCGGGAGGAGAGTCTGCGGAGTTATCGGCTCTTCGCTGCTCGGGATCCCCGGGTGCTGATCGGACTTGATCCCGAATGGTCCTGGGGGCAGCGGGATCTGATCGCGTTGATGGCGGCCAAGTGTGGAGTTTCGGCCGATCCTCGGTGCGTGTCCGGGCATGATGTGATCGACCCCGAGCGGACGGTGTCCGCGCTCGACGCCTTCGCGGATCGGCTCGCGTCGGTCGCCCAGCGTGGTGCGGCCGTGCTGTTCGGCACCGGGCATCCGCATCGGCTGCTGGGGTTCTACGCCGGCCTTGCGGACGCTTTGTCGTCGGCGGGATGTGATGTTCTCACCCCGGCGCAGGGTCACTGTGTCGACATAACGACCCGGTTCGGTCTACGCACCCACAACCTCGACTACGTACGGGGAGTCGCGGTCGTCCGGGAGGCCGGTGTCGAACGCGCCGGTTGTGCGACCGGTGCGCACAGTCATTCACCCCTGCCGGTTCGGGTCGCTCTCGATGCGGCGGCCGAGGGTGGGGGGCCGCTGCCCGAGCTCGTCATCGGGGATCACGGATGGGTCTGCGGGGCAGGTCAGCTGGGGGTTGAGGCCATCGGGCTGGCGGACACCGACGACCCCGCGCTGTTCGTCGGGGAGGCCGAGGGGGTCGTCTCCGTGGCCGTTCCACTTGATGACGGTGTGCGGTCGGATTACTACAGGCCGCTGACCCGCTACGTACTCAATCGAGCGTGTCTGTCACAGTAG
- a CDS encoding lysophospholipid acyltransferase family protein, producing MADAKVIPFDDDRTRGSAATRPPRRRGAGSRRKTGEPAPVREIGEVGEVQPLPTRAGGQDDVPVTGEERAREGEGGGGLERRIAGGLSFLRRRLTGDYEVDDFGYDEELTDQVLMSLLRPVYEKYFRVEVKGIENIPAEGGALIVANHSGTLPLDGLMMQVAVHDQHPAGRHLRLLAADLVFVLPVVNELARKLGHTLACAEDAERLLGQGELVGVMPEGFKGIGKPFSERYKLQRFGRGGFVSTALRQGAPIIPCSIVGAEEIYPMIGNAKTLARVLGFPYFPLTPTFPWLGPLGAVPLPTKWTIQFGEPIPTDGYPPEAAEDPMLMFNLTDQVREQIQHTLYKLLVQRRSVFF from the coding sequence ATGGCGGACGCCAAGGTCATTCCGTTCGACGACGACCGGACCCGGGGGAGCGCCGCGACGCGGCCGCCGCGGCGCCGGGGTGCGGGGAGCCGACGCAAGACCGGCGAGCCTGCGCCGGTCCGGGAGATCGGCGAGGTCGGTGAGGTCCAGCCCCTGCCCACCAGGGCGGGTGGGCAGGATGATGTTCCTGTGACGGGTGAGGAACGGGCGCGAGAGGGCGAGGGCGGGGGCGGCCTGGAGCGACGGATCGCGGGCGGGCTGTCCTTCCTGCGCCGGCGTCTCACGGGCGACTACGAGGTCGACGACTTCGGCTACGACGAGGAGCTGACCGACCAGGTCCTGATGTCCCTGCTGCGGCCGGTGTACGAGAAGTACTTCCGGGTCGAGGTGAAGGGCATCGAGAACATCCCGGCCGAGGGCGGCGCGCTGATCGTCGCCAACCACTCCGGGACGCTGCCGTTGGACGGCCTGATGATGCAGGTCGCCGTCCATGACCAGCACCCGGCGGGCCGGCATCTGCGCCTGCTCGCCGCCGACCTCGTCTTCGTACTGCCGGTCGTCAACGAGCTGGCCCGCAAGCTCGGACACACCCTCGCCTGCGCGGAGGACGCCGAACGGCTGCTGGGCCAGGGCGAGCTGGTCGGGGTGATGCCGGAGGGCTTCAAGGGCATCGGGAAGCCCTTCAGCGAGCGCTACAAGCTCCAGCGGTTCGGCCGGGGCGGCTTCGTCTCCACGGCCCTGCGGCAGGGCGCCCCGATCATCCCGTGCTCGATCGTCGGCGCGGAGGAGATCTACCCGATGATCGGCAACGCCAAGACGCTGGCGCGAGTGCTGGGCTTCCCCTACTTTCCGCTCACGCCGACCTTCCCGTGGCTGGGTCCCCTGGGCGCCGTTCCGCTCCCCACGAAGTGGACGATCCAGTTCGGCGAGCCGATCCCGACGGACGGCTATCCGCCGGAGGCGGCGGAGGACCCGATGCTGATGTTCAACCTGACGGACCAGGTCCGGGAACAGATCCAGCACACGCTGTACAAGCTGCTGGTGCAGCGGCGGTCGGTGTTCTTCTGA
- a CDS encoding MFS transporter produces MTEVLRRGRASLAFSFFAQGAAFALLVTRIPAIQNRYGVSDGLLPVFLAAVPVLAGVGSVTTEQLVKRIPPSRVLRWSQPVVLLALLGVGAGRGMVELGVALAAFGLAVGALDASMNMLGVSLQRTYGRSIMLSFHAVYSLGGIVGASLAWVGAHWHLALWVSYLPVVAVLLPAALVGSRWYVDGDVDAGDDGEEESGGDGARVVFKLLLPLCLVMSFAYIGDSTVSNWSAKYLQDVLGSSEQLATVPYNVYMVTTLLGRAIGDFGVRRFGAAAVVRVGALVAAGGFAVVAGAPGAWVGMLGFTLVGLGLCVLVPQTFAAAGRLFPGASDAAIARLNIFNYVGFLIGSPLVGALGDAWTYRGAMVVPMVLVLVTLVYARSFAAQPDRYGGGHERPRTADVGRGSNGL; encoded by the coding sequence ATGACAGAAGTGCTGCGGCGCGGTAGGGCCTCTTTGGCATTCAGCTTCTTCGCGCAGGGGGCCGCCTTCGCGCTGCTCGTGACGAGGATCCCGGCCATCCAGAACAGGTACGGGGTGTCGGACGGGCTGCTGCCCGTCTTCCTCGCCGCCGTACCCGTCCTGGCCGGGGTCGGGAGTGTGACGACCGAGCAGTTGGTGAAGCGGATACCGCCCAGCCGGGTGCTGCGCTGGTCCCAGCCGGTCGTGCTGCTGGCGCTGCTCGGGGTCGGGGCGGGGCGGGGAATGGTCGAGCTGGGGGTCGCCCTGGCGGCGTTCGGGCTCGCCGTCGGGGCACTGGACGCCTCGATGAACATGCTCGGGGTGAGTCTGCAGCGGACGTACGGTCGCAGCATCATGCTCAGTTTCCATGCCGTGTACAGCCTGGGCGGGATCGTGGGGGCCTCGCTGGCGTGGGTGGGGGCGCACTGGCATCTCGCGCTGTGGGTGTCGTATCTGCCGGTGGTGGCGGTGTTGCTGCCGGCCGCTCTGGTGGGGAGCCGGTGGTATGTCGACGGGGACGTGGACGCCGGGGACGACGGGGAGGAGGAGTCGGGGGGCGACGGCGCGCGTGTCGTCTTCAAGTTGTTGCTGCCGTTGTGTCTGGTGATGTCCTTCGCCTATATCGGGGACTCGACGGTCTCCAACTGGAGTGCGAAGTATCTGCAGGACGTGCTGGGGAGCTCGGAGCAGCTGGCGACCGTCCCGTACAACGTCTACATGGTGACCACGTTGCTCGGGCGGGCCATCGGGGACTTCGGGGTGCGGCGGTTCGGGGCGGCGGCCGTGGTGCGGGTGGGGGCGCTGGTGGCGGCGGGCGGGTTCGCGGTGGTGGCGGGCGCGCCCGGGGCGTGGGTGGGGATGCTCGGGTTCACGCTCGTGGGGCTGGGGCTGTGTGTGCTGGTGCCGCAGACGTTCGCGGCGGCGGGCCGGTTGTTTCCGGGGGCTTCGGATGCGGCGATCGCGCGTCTCAATATCTTCAACTACGTTGGGTTCTTGATCGGTTCGCCTTTGGTGGGTGCGCTGGGGGACGCCTGGACCTATCGGGGGGCGATGGTGGTGCCGATGGTGTTGGTGCTGGTGACGTTGGTGTACGCCCGGTCGTTCGCCGCTCAACCGGACCGATACGGTGGCGGGCATGAGCGGCCGCGCACAGCTGATGTGGGACGAGGCAGTAACGGGCTATGA